In a genomic window of Leptolyngbya sp. SIO1E4:
- a CDS encoding late competence development ComFB family protein — protein MKELSPQVEKSTYINVMESLVVQEVRQQLQHLPARVRRYIRVDEVVTYALNRLPALYASSEKGWQYQRQLAKRDLQKKTKAVVRQAIAAVQVDPIRLSQPIQAAQNTDAESVLQMLRAVFKTPDLNWSTALEKLKTAPHPPQQAEPVPAKNHGASPCLPTTYGGEVTWMKHRRQPAIAQTEPAGHARVAVSTPVTAWDDARYRL, from the coding sequence ATGAAAGAACTGAGTCCGCAGGTTGAAAAGTCTACTTATATCAACGTGATGGAAAGCCTGGTTGTCCAAGAAGTCAGGCAACAGCTACAGCATCTTCCAGCAAGGGTACGTCGGTATATCAGGGTAGATGAGGTCGTCACCTACGCTTTGAACCGGCTGCCTGCACTCTATGCCTCCAGTGAAAAGGGATGGCAGTATCAACGCCAACTCGCAAAACGCGACCTGCAGAAAAAAACGAAGGCGGTTGTGCGTCAGGCGATCGCGGCTGTGCAGGTTGACCCTATTCGGCTTTCGCAACCGATTCAGGCGGCCCAAAATACGGATGCTGAGAGCGTTCTGCAGATGCTGAGAGCGGTCTTCAAAACCCCTGATCTAAATTGGTCAACCGCGCTGGAAAAGTTAAAGACTGCCCCACATCCTCCTCAGCAAGCTGAGCCTGTACCCGCTAAAAATCACGGTGCTAGCCCCTGCCTCCCCACAACCTACGGCGGGGAAGTGACCTGGATGAAACACCGCCGACAGCCGGCGATCGCCCAGACAGAGCCCGCAGGGCACGCACGGGTGGCGGTTTCTACCCCTGTCACGGCATGGGATGATGCCCGCTATCGCCTGTAA
- the dacB gene encoding D-alanyl-D-alanine carboxypeptidase/D-alanyl-D-alanine-endopeptidase — protein MEKARVNKRLVGFWTVLGTIALPLPAVALCPADLPAAIDAISTRPELARARLGLQVETLTGDPVYSRGGDRFFVPASTLKLLTTAAVLTQLGPDYTISTTVYGITDATEMTTLRVLGQGDPSFGREDLTTLATQLTQQNIREVDILYGDESAFPGSAVNPNWEWEDVQAGYGAPVNALILAENEIGLSLIPQGLGEPLQVVWDEPTQQSGWRVDNRSTTVPAEDPEFVSVGRDLADPILRVRGQLVAGSEPERVSIAVPNSGEAFLVAFQSALALQNISVQQMALSPIPVAPDWPELARVQSPPLAELLIPANQSSNNLYAEALLKQLGRQSGTQEDATQVSIEIALTILRDLGVDPTAVVMVDGSGLARKNLITPIAMVDVLQAMARSPLADTYRQSLAVAGVNGTLRNRFRDTPVTGRLWGKSGAISRNFALAGYLEPLNYEPIAFSIFINNIDQRGSVARGLIDDLVLQLAGLRSCNGES, from the coding sequence ATGGAGAAGGCTCGGGTGAACAAAAGACTGGTGGGATTCTGGACGGTTTTGGGGACGATCGCCCTGCCTCTACCCGCTGTAGCCCTCTGCCCCGCCGACTTACCCGCTGCCATAGACGCGATCTCAACACGCCCTGAACTGGCCCGTGCCCGTTTGGGCCTGCAGGTAGAAACCCTCACAGGAGACCCGGTGTATAGCCGTGGGGGCGATCGCTTCTTTGTCCCGGCCTCTACCCTGAAGCTGCTAACCACGGCCGCAGTACTCACCCAACTGGGGCCAGACTATACCATCAGCACCACTGTCTATGGCATCACCGATGCCACCGAAATGACGACCCTACGAGTGTTGGGGCAGGGAGACCCCAGCTTTGGCCGAGAAGACCTCACCACCCTCGCCACCCAGCTCACCCAGCAGAACATTCGCGAAGTCGACATTTTGTACGGGGATGAAAGCGCCTTTCCTGGCAGCGCCGTTAACCCCAATTGGGAATGGGAAGATGTGCAGGCAGGGTACGGTGCGCCGGTCAACGCGCTGATTTTGGCAGAAAACGAAATTGGCCTCAGCCTCATACCCCAAGGCCTCGGGGAACCGCTGCAGGTGGTGTGGGATGAGCCGACTCAGCAATCTGGATGGCGAGTTGATAATCGTTCCACTACGGTGCCTGCGGAGGATCCTGAATTTGTCAGTGTTGGGCGCGATTTGGCTGATCCAATTCTGCGCGTGAGGGGGCAACTCGTGGCTGGATCAGAGCCAGAACGTGTTTCCATTGCCGTGCCTAACTCTGGTGAAGCCTTCCTTGTCGCATTTCAATCGGCCCTGGCCCTGCAGAATATCTCTGTTCAACAAATGGCGCTGTCCCCAATCCCGGTAGCACCCGACTGGCCAGAACTGGCCAGGGTGCAGTCGCCTCCTTTAGCGGAGCTGCTGATTCCAGCGAATCAAAGCAGCAATAACCTATACGCTGAGGCTCTGCTTAAACAGCTCGGTCGCCAATCAGGCACCCAGGAAGACGCTACCCAGGTAAGCATCGAGATCGCCCTCACGATTCTCCGTGATTTGGGTGTTGACCCCACCGCAGTGGTGATGGTGGATGGTTCAGGTCTGGCCCGCAAAAACCTGATCACCCCGATCGCCATGGTGGATGTTTTGCAAGCTATGGCGCGATCGCCCTTGGCAGATACCTATCGCCAATCTCTGGCAGTTGCGGGGGTGAATGGAACCCTGCGCAATCGCTTTCGTGATACGCCGGTAACGGGCCGACTGTGGGGCAAATCGGGGGCGATTAGCCGAAACTTTGCTTTGGCAGGCTATCTGGAACCCCTAAACTACGAACCCATCGCCTTCAGCATCTTTATCAACAATATTGATCAGCGCGGTAGCGTAGCTCGGGGACTGATTGATGACCTGGTGCTGCAGCTGGCTGGCTTGCGATCGTGCAACGGAGAAAGTTGA
- a CDS encoding serine hydrolase yields MNIMAKNKTGDTRIRARVPPGVWVAEKTGTLGKHLANDAGYMGWDGSEIALTCFTWSNAETYAEALIADAARAVFDVLGE; encoded by the coding sequence ATGAATATCATGGCTAAAAATAAGACTGGAGACACCCGTATCCGCGCCAGGGTGCCTCCGGGTGTTTGGGTCGCGGAAAAAACCGGTACCTTGGGTAAACATCTCGCAAACGATGCGGGCTATATGGGGTGGGATGGTAGTGAAATTGCCCTCACCTGCTTCACGTGGTCAAATGCGGAGACCTATGCAGAGGCGCTGATTGCAGATGCCGCCCGAGCTGTATTTGATGTTCTGGGTGAATGA
- a CDS encoding aldo/keto reductase: MQYRRFGRTELQMPVFSCGGMRYQHSWQDIPQWQIPRKNQENLDATIRRSLAVGINHIETARGYGTSEVQLGKLLPTLPRDQIIVQTKVSPKADPKEFRKTLKRSLKNLQLDYVDLLGIHGINTSELLEYTIRPGGCLEVAREFQQQGRIRHIGFSTHAPTYVIVNAIETNQFDYVNLHWYYINQDNWPAIAAATRHDMGVFIISPTDKGGHLYSPSAKLRDLCTPLSPIVFNDLFCLSHSQVHTLSLGAARPSDFDEHLKVLPLLEQAQTLLPPILERLEKAAVDALGRDWLRTWKVGLPSPENTPGNINIPVILWLRNLLEAFDMQEYAEARYNLLGNGGHWFPGRKADKIHEVDLRTAIAQSPHADKIPTLLTETHERLKGKAVQRLSSS, translated from the coding sequence ATGCAATACCGACGTTTTGGCCGCACTGAACTGCAGATGCCCGTCTTTTCGTGCGGGGGTATGCGGTACCAACATTCCTGGCAAGACATTCCACAGTGGCAAATTCCGCGCAAAAATCAAGAAAACTTAGACGCAACCATCCGGCGATCGCTGGCAGTCGGCATTAACCACATTGAAACTGCGCGGGGCTATGGCACCTCTGAGGTGCAGCTTGGCAAGCTCTTACCCACATTGCCCCGCGACCAGATCATTGTGCAAACCAAGGTATCGCCGAAGGCCGACCCCAAAGAGTTTCGCAAGACCCTCAAGCGATCCCTCAAAAACCTGCAGTTAGACTATGTGGACTTGCTGGGTATCCACGGCATCAACACCTCAGAGCTTTTGGAATACACCATTCGCCCTGGTGGATGTTTGGAGGTGGCCAGGGAGTTTCAGCAGCAGGGACGGATTCGTCACATCGGATTCTCTACCCATGCCCCCACCTATGTCATTGTGAATGCCATTGAGACCAATCAGTTTGATTATGTCAATCTGCATTGGTACTACATCAATCAAGACAACTGGCCCGCGATCGCCGCTGCTACCCGCCATGACATGGGCGTATTTATCATCAGCCCTACTGATAAAGGCGGGCATCTTTACAGCCCCTCCGCCAAGTTGAGGGATCTCTGTACCCCGCTCAGCCCCATCGTATTTAACGATCTATTCTGTCTCAGTCATTCCCAAGTCCATACCCTTAGCCTGGGGGCAGCCCGCCCCTCAGACTTTGACGAACATCTCAAAGTGCTGCCGCTACTTGAGCAGGCCCAAACCCTTTTACCCCCCATCCTAGAGCGACTGGAAAAAGCCGCTGTAGATGCCCTGGGACGAGATTGGCTACGCACCTGGAAAGTGGGTCTACCCAGCCCAGAGAACACCCCCGGTAACATCAATATTCCGGTTATTTTATGGCTGCGGAATCTGCTAGAAGCCTTTGATATGCAAGAGTATGCTGAAGCCCGCTACAATCTGCTGGGCAACGGTGGCCACTGGTTTCCAGGCCGCAAAGCAGACAAAATCCACGAGGTAGATCTGCGAACCGCGATCGCCCAGAGCCCCCATGCTGATAAAATCCCGACCCTGCTAACTGAAACCCACGAACGCCTCAAGGGCAAAGCCGTACAGCGACTATCCAGTTCTTAA
- a CDS encoding SpoIID/LytB domain-containing protein translates to MSKSSTCKNFPALHRLLRLWSPLLPKGGLSLLIWLLWCLPGLALELRVAIKEGASQVVVGTSNAGVIRDLSGNPVGQVPGGQSLMVAAHGSQVKAGNWLGNSFWVEPSADGYVFIGDRWYRGRVLVTSTGSGVTAINHVDIEHYLYSVVGGEMPTSWPLEALKAQAVAARSYVLYQRQRGRNPAYDVGDTTSWQVYGGLADEASSTQTAVEATRDQVLTHGGQIIEAVFHSSSGGHTENVEDVWSRPIPYLRGVQDFDAGAPVYQWVETLSLDEFDRRVPNIGLLRNATPQRTTPRGRVQEMHLEGNLGSRVISGNDLRNALNLRSTLFSIAISGDTVQIIGRGFGHGIGMSQWGAHNMAQQGYSYQQILGHYYQGAQLATVEVR, encoded by the coding sequence ATGTCAAAGTCCTCTACTTGTAAGAATTTCCCTGCTCTGCATCGGTTATTGCGTCTCTGGAGCCCCCTCCTGCCTAAGGGCGGATTGTCATTGTTAATATGGCTGCTCTGGTGTTTGCCGGGGCTGGCTTTAGAACTACGGGTTGCTATCAAAGAAGGGGCTAGCCAAGTTGTAGTTGGCACCTCTAATGCGGGCGTCATTCGAGATTTGAGCGGAAATCCAGTGGGTCAGGTACCGGGTGGGCAATCCCTCATGGTGGCGGCCCACGGCTCTCAGGTTAAAGCGGGTAACTGGCTTGGCAACTCTTTTTGGGTGGAACCGAGTGCCGACGGATATGTTTTCATTGGCGATCGCTGGTATCGAGGGCGGGTTCTGGTGACGTCCACAGGCAGTGGCGTCACGGCTATCAACCATGTTGATATAGAGCACTATTTGTACAGCGTTGTTGGGGGTGAAATGCCCACCAGCTGGCCGCTTGAAGCTTTAAAGGCCCAGGCAGTAGCGGCCCGCTCCTATGTGTTGTATCAGCGTCAGCGAGGGCGCAACCCAGCCTACGACGTCGGTGACACAACGAGCTGGCAGGTATACGGCGGGCTCGCAGATGAAGCAAGCAGCACCCAAACCGCTGTAGAGGCCACCCGTGACCAGGTCTTGACCCACGGGGGTCAAATTATTGAAGCGGTCTTTCATTCTTCTTCCGGTGGCCATACCGAAAATGTTGAGGATGTGTGGAGCCGACCCATTCCTTATTTACGGGGGGTGCAAGACTTTGATGCTGGTGCACCGGTTTACCAGTGGGTAGAAACCCTCTCCCTGGATGAGTTTGACCGCCGTGTCCCCAATATTGGCCTATTGCGGAATGCCACCCCCCAGCGGACGACCCCGCGTGGGCGTGTTCAAGAAATGCACTTAGAGGGTAATCTCGGCTCCCGCGTGATTAGCGGCAACGATCTGCGCAATGCCCTTAACCTGCGCAGCACTCTGTTCTCCATCGCTATCTCAGGCGATACGGTGCAAATTATCGGTCGGGGCTTTGGCCATGGCATTGGGATGAGTCAGTGGGGTGCCCACAACATGGCTCAGCAAGGGTACTCCTATCAGCAAATTCTGGGACACTATTATCAAGGTGCCCAACTGGCCACGGTTGAAGTGCGCTAG
- a CDS encoding pentapeptide repeat-containing protein, translated as MGWRSSLIQRLEKWLQRVPTWLAVLVSVLCLAVIALWVQEDVVIRSPRDLLRRSVINIFFENAESFAIVAAVILYFKSAPDRKAQKHYEAWRIIDNAAAAQLTTSYARFRALEDLHKDGVPLRSLEAPAANLSQIQLPHAQLVEANLPGADLREANLHGADLSRAQLQGANFQHANLRGANLQNVNLQNANLRDADLTGANLQNADLKGASLRSAELWKTQFLGANLADAELKWAELQGAELNGAKLSRTIMPDGSVERQAIEYWVNGL; from the coding sequence ATGGGTTGGCGCTCGTCATTGATTCAACGATTAGAAAAGTGGTTGCAGCGGGTTCCCACCTGGTTGGCGGTGTTGGTGTCGGTGCTGTGCCTGGCGGTTATTGCCCTTTGGGTACAAGAAGATGTGGTGATTCGCTCTCCTCGGGATTTGCTGCGGCGAAGTGTCATCAACATTTTCTTTGAGAATGCAGAATCTTTTGCCATTGTGGCAGCGGTGATTCTCTATTTTAAGAGCGCACCTGATCGCAAAGCCCAAAAGCACTACGAAGCCTGGCGCATTATCGATAATGCTGCTGCCGCCCAACTCACCACGAGCTATGCCCGCTTTCGTGCTTTGGAAGATCTCCACAAAGATGGGGTGCCATTGCGATCGCTCGAAGCCCCCGCGGCCAATTTGAGCCAAATTCAATTACCCCATGCCCAGTTAGTTGAAGCAAACTTGCCAGGGGCAGACCTGCGGGAGGCCAACCTGCACGGGGCCGATCTCTCTAGAGCCCAGTTGCAGGGGGCTAATTTTCAGCATGCCAATCTGCGAGGGGCGAATCTGCAAAACGTCAATTTGCAAAACGCGAATTTGCGGGATGCTGACCTGACTGGAGCCAATCTGCAAAATGCTGATCTAAAAGGTGCCAGCTTACGCAGCGCAGAACTTTGGAAAACGCAGTTTTTGGGGGCTAATTTGGCAGATGCTGAACTCAAATGGGCCGAACTGCAGGGGGCTGAGTTAAATGGGGCCAAACTCAGCCGCACGATTATGCCTGACGGCAGCGTCGAACGGCAGGCAATAGAGTATTGGGTCAATGGTCTGTAA
- the rpiA gene encoding ribose-5-phosphate isomerase RpiA, translating into MMAELDPVKLMKQEVGRAASAQVTSGTVVGLGTGSTTAFAIQFIGERLASGELKDVKGVPTSFQASVLAKKYGIPLTTLDEVESIALAIDGADEVDPQFNLIKGGGAAHTREKIVDGLAEKFIVVVDSSKLVDKLGSTFALPVEVLPMAIAPVTRALEALGAAVELRMGIKKDGPVITDQGNMVLDAKFAAIANPADMEKTLNNIPGVLENGLFVDVATEVLVGEIKDGQASVRSL; encoded by the coding sequence ATGATGGCTGAGCTAGATCCGGTCAAGCTGATGAAGCAAGAAGTCGGGCGGGCGGCGTCTGCCCAGGTTACCTCTGGCACAGTAGTCGGGCTGGGGACTGGCTCAACGACTGCGTTTGCGATCCAATTTATTGGTGAGCGGTTAGCCTCTGGAGAGCTGAAGGATGTTAAGGGAGTTCCCACGTCATTTCAAGCCTCTGTGTTAGCGAAGAAATACGGCATTCCGCTGACCACGCTGGATGAAGTGGAGAGTATTGCGCTGGCCATTGATGGTGCTGATGAAGTTGACCCTCAGTTCAACCTGATCAAAGGCGGCGGGGCTGCCCATACCCGTGAGAAAATCGTGGACGGCCTGGCGGAAAAGTTCATCGTGGTGGTTGATAGCTCCAAGCTGGTGGATAAGCTGGGCTCGACCTTTGCCCTACCGGTGGAAGTATTGCCCATGGCGATCGCACCCGTTACCCGAGCTTTAGAAGCCCTTGGCGCTGCTGTAGAACTGCGTATGGGCATTAAGAAAGACGGCCCTGTAATTACAGACCAGGGCAATATGGTGCTGGATGCGAAGTTTGCGGCGATCGCAAACCCTGCCGATATGGAAAAAACCCTCAACAATATCCCCGGCGTGCTCGAAAATGGCCTGTTCGTTGACGTTGCCACAGAAGTCTTGGTGGGCGAAATTAAGGACGGGCAAGCCTCAGTGCGAAGCCTGTAA
- a CDS encoding MFS transporter codes for MTSEFSAPDADTAPLKLSFLTKLAYGAGDMGTGMTTNLIAFSFLIFLTDVAGLNPLAAGTVLLIGKAWDGINDPLVGMLSDRTQTRWGRRYPWILLSALPFGLTFFLMWLVPGGSPGFRFWYYVVTSVLFQVFFTTANLPYSTLTAELSQDYDERTDLTSFRLGFSLIGAIGALALGLGITSNIENAQLQYTVLGGVCALLSVAPLLICVFGTFPHAQKVQAIAAKTSSGDREEEMPFLRQLRMVFSNRAFLYVVGIYLFAWLALQITASIIPFYATFWMGMDSYFLPALLVQGTAVPMMLPCNLLSRRIGKQGLFYVGIGVWLIVQIGLFFLQPGQVGLLYFLCVVASFGVATAYVVPWAMLPDVIELDELQTGKRREGIFYAFMTLLQKFGLAIGLFLVGAILQLSGFLAEQAVQPESALIAIRAFMGPVPLVLLVGGIGLCHLYPITRSVHAEILLKLSEQRKRATEVEEEG; via the coding sequence ATGACCTCTGAGTTTTCTGCCCCCGATGCTGATACGGCTCCCTTAAAGCTCTCCTTTTTAACCAAGTTAGCCTATGGTGCGGGAGATATGGGAACAGGCATGACCACCAACCTGATTGCCTTCTCGTTTCTAATTTTTTTAACGGACGTGGCGGGTCTCAACCCTCTCGCAGCAGGAACTGTACTGCTCATTGGGAAAGCGTGGGATGGGATCAATGACCCCCTAGTCGGGATGCTGAGCGATCGCACCCAGACCCGCTGGGGCCGACGCTATCCCTGGATTTTGCTCAGTGCATTGCCGTTTGGGCTCACCTTTTTTTTGATGTGGTTAGTGCCAGGCGGCAGCCCAGGCTTTCGGTTTTGGTATTACGTGGTGACCTCTGTTTTGTTTCAGGTTTTCTTCACCACGGCAAACTTGCCCTACTCAACACTCACGGCTGAGCTTTCCCAAGACTATGACGAACGCACCGACCTCACCAGCTTTCGCTTAGGGTTTTCCTTAATTGGCGCGATCGGGGCACTCGCGTTGGGCCTAGGGATAACCTCAAATATCGAGAATGCCCAGCTGCAATATACGGTCTTGGGGGGCGTGTGTGCCCTGTTGTCGGTTGCGCCCCTGCTGATTTGCGTGTTTGGCACCTTTCCCCACGCTCAAAAGGTACAGGCGATCGCCGCTAAGACCTCCTCCGGCGATCGGGAAGAAGAGATGCCTTTCCTGCGTCAACTTCGCATGGTCTTCAGCAACCGCGCTTTTCTATATGTGGTGGGTATTTATCTGTTTGCTTGGCTGGCCCTACAAATTACCGCAAGCATCATTCCGTTTTACGCCACCTTCTGGATGGGCATGGACTCCTACTTTTTACCTGCCTTGTTAGTGCAAGGAACCGCGGTTCCGATGATGCTGCCCTGCAACTTACTGAGTCGTCGCATTGGCAAGCAAGGGCTCTTTTATGTCGGTATTGGGGTTTGGTTAATTGTGCAGATAGGTCTGTTTTTCTTGCAGCCAGGGCAAGTGGGACTGCTGTATTTCTTATGCGTGGTGGCTAGTTTTGGAGTCGCAACAGCCTACGTGGTGCCCTGGGCCATGCTGCCCGATGTGATTGAACTAGATGAACTGCAAACCGGGAAACGCCGAGAAGGGATTTTCTATGCCTTCATGACCCTCTTGCAAAAATTTGGGCTGGCAATCGGTCTGTTCCTCGTCGGGGCGATACTGCAACTATCCGGGTTTTTAGCAGAGCAAGCAGTACAGCCCGAATCAGCCCTGATTGCAATTCGAGCGTTTATGGGGCCAGTCCCCCTGGTTCTACTTGTTGGTGGCATAGGCCTCTGTCACCTGTACCCCATTACCCGTAGCGTCCACGCAGAAATTTTGCTCAAGCTTTCTGAACAGCGGAAGAGAGCGACTGAGGTTGAGGAGGAAGGGTAG
- a CDS encoding phosphoribosyltransferase, which yields MTDLYVSWDDYHDLTETLALQVYESGWEFNQIVCLAKGGLRIGDILCRLFDVPLAILSTASYGGKDNRTRGSINFSRDLSMTTANLGSHVLLVDDLVDSGVSLERSIRWLHHKYGFYIDEIRTAVIWHKACSSAKPDYSAQYLSDNPWIHQPFEKYEQMSLQELADSRRLPQTV from the coding sequence ATGACTGATCTCTACGTCTCCTGGGATGATTACCACGACCTGACCGAAACCCTAGCGCTTCAGGTGTACGAGTCTGGGTGGGAATTTAATCAAATTGTCTGCCTGGCTAAGGGCGGTCTGCGGATAGGCGATATTTTGTGCCGCCTGTTTGATGTGCCCTTGGCCATTTTGTCTACGGCCTCCTACGGTGGCAAAGACAACCGTACTCGGGGGTCGATCAATTTTTCGCGAGACCTCAGCATGACCACTGCTAACTTGGGCAGCCATGTGCTGTTAGTGGATGATCTGGTGGATTCTGGCGTCAGTTTGGAGCGCAGCATTCGCTGGCTGCACCATAAGTATGGGTTTTATATCGATGAAATTCGCACGGCGGTGATTTGGCATAAAGCCTGCTCGTCAGCCAAGCCTGACTACTCCGCCCAGTATTTATCCGATAATCCTTGGATTCATCAGCCCTTCGAAAAATATGAGCAGATGAGTCTGCAAGAGTTGGCAGACAGCCGCCGCTTACCCCAAACCGTTTAA
- a CDS encoding N-acetylmuramoyl-L-alanine amidase — translation MGQIFISAGHGGFENDSIDRGVAASGTTEAAEMIRIRDLVVPELRLRGFEVLAVQDDLSSQQTLEWINTHCRPNDVALEIHTGAFSSPGARGASVFYIANNDTRKSHAELLLLALLRRVPQLPSRGARPDTTTGIGSLAFTRRLKCPSLLMEVGYLTNPDDLGLIQNRRREIALGIADGVASWSRAVAGDGVQAFPEIKISINDGPYDDNGIIINGNSYIPIDLVDQLSIDLFNNPDVRRVRYRGVVFIKAIDLRDYNISVGWDATQRMVTLKTNSLPVCAGQLAHIMGKGITSDLQMLMFLKQNNENATKPYKDLPRFYKEEAAIEGVNHDIAFCQMCLETSYLRFPGSLRPEDNNFGGLGGAGSGNGEISFNDPRMGVRAQIQHLKAYASSEPLVQEIIDPRFRFVKRGIAPLVSQLSNRWDADMQYGDKIMSILRNLYESAALL, via the coding sequence ATGGGACAGATATTTATATCAGCAGGGCATGGGGGGTTCGAAAATGACTCCATTGACCGGGGGGTCGCGGCGTCTGGAACCACAGAAGCCGCCGAAATGATCCGAATCCGGGATTTAGTTGTACCGGAGCTGCGATTGCGAGGGTTCGAAGTACTCGCCGTCCAAGATGACCTCAGTAGCCAGCAGACCCTAGAGTGGATTAACACCCACTGTCGCCCCAACGATGTTGCCCTAGAAATCCATACAGGTGCCTTCAGTAGCCCAGGGGCTCGGGGAGCTAGCGTTTTCTACATTGCTAACAACGATACGCGTAAATCCCATGCTGAACTGCTGCTGTTGGCGCTACTGCGGCGAGTGCCCCAGCTACCCAGTCGCGGGGCCAGGCCAGATACCACAACGGGCATCGGCAGCCTTGCCTTCACTCGCCGCCTAAAATGCCCATCGCTGCTCATGGAAGTCGGCTATCTCACCAATCCCGATGACTTAGGGCTCATTCAAAATCGCCGCCGCGAAATTGCTTTGGGCATTGCTGACGGTGTCGCTTCCTGGAGTCGGGCTGTTGCAGGGGATGGCGTTCAGGCATTTCCTGAAATCAAGATCAGCATTAATGATGGGCCATACGACGACAATGGCATCATCATTAACGGCAATTCCTACATCCCGATCGATTTAGTCGATCAGCTCAGTATTGATTTGTTTAACAACCCAGATGTTCGGCGGGTGCGCTATCGAGGAGTGGTTTTCATCAAAGCCATCGACCTGCGTGATTACAATATCTCAGTCGGTTGGGACGCAACACAACGGATGGTCACCCTCAAAACGAATTCCCTCCCCGTTTGTGCCGGGCAACTTGCCCACATCATGGGTAAGGGCATCACCTCTGACTTACAGATGTTGATGTTTTTGAAGCAAAACAACGAGAACGCGACAAAACCTTATAAAGATCTCCCCCGCTTCTACAAAGAGGAGGCAGCGATCGAGGGCGTTAACCACGATATTGCCTTTTGCCAAATGTGCCTCGAAACGTCTTACCTCCGCTTTCCAGGCAGTCTGAGACCAGAAGACAACAACTTTGGAGGCCTTGGCGGTGCCGGTAGCGGCAACGGTGAAATTTCTTTTAATGACCCTCGCATGGGGGTACGGGCCCAAATTCAGCATTTGAAGGCTTATGCCAGCAGCGAACCCTTAGTTCAAGAAATCATTGATCCACGATTTCGCTTTGTCAAACGAGGGATTGCACCATTGGTCAGTCAACTGAGCAATCGCTGGGATGCCGACATGCAATACGGCGACAAAATAATGTCCATATTGCGCAACCTCTATGAATCAGCTGCGCTGCTTTGA
- a CDS encoding hydrogenase expression protein HypE — MLSKTTHPSPPAIVLIGYGNQQHGDDAIGPQIASLVDAMNLSNVKVHGVTQLTPELSGKLAEADYAIFVKACKMSDPADVRVTPLQAIGTETSGSSTPALGHSCDPQSLLALTQSVYGRHPQAWWVEVPATDFVTGHSPSDLAQQGLPRALQEITTLVAQAAPE, encoded by the coding sequence ATGCTCTCAAAGACTACTCATCCCTCACCCCCTGCCATCGTCCTAATTGGTTACGGGAATCAGCAGCATGGTGATGATGCCATCGGCCCTCAAATTGCCTCTCTGGTAGACGCGATGAATCTCTCAAATGTTAAGGTTCATGGCGTCACCCAGCTGACCCCAGAACTTTCGGGGAAGCTCGCTGAGGCAGACTACGCCATTTTTGTGAAAGCCTGCAAAATGTCTGACCCTGCTGATGTGAGGGTCACGCCTCTCCAGGCAATAGGCACTGAAACGTCTGGTTCTTCAACACCGGCCCTGGGCCATTCCTGCGATCCCCAATCGCTGTTGGCCCTCACCCAATCAGTTTATGGGCGCCATCCGCAAGCATGGTGGGTTGAAGTCCCTGCAACGGATTTTGTAACGGGGCATTCTCCCTCAGACTTAGCACAGCAGGGGCTGCCGCGCGCTCTTCAGGAAATTACAACCCTCGTAGCACAGGCTGCACCCGAATAA